In one window of Photorhabdus laumondii subsp. laumondii DNA:
- a CDS encoding transglycosylase SLT domain-containing protein yields MKLKLSFVALVVLLVGCAERNVQQTNVGKQSGQQRMLSNTANAARISSSFSPTPFDTFIQQASNRYGVDETLIRAIIQVESGFRPNAVSKSNAIGLMQIKASTAGRDVYRQKGRSGQPTTRELKDPKTNIDLGTAYISILKEQHLAGIDNPETLYYATIVAYVNGAGALLRTFNADRQLAVNKINRMTPDEFYQYVQDNHPAPQAPRYLWKVKKAYRSLVMVD; encoded by the coding sequence GTGAAATTAAAACTGAGCTTTGTGGCACTGGTCGTGCTGTTAGTCGGTTGTGCTGAGAGAAATGTTCAGCAAACAAATGTTGGCAAACAGTCCGGTCAGCAACGTATGCTTAGCAATACTGCCAACGCAGCTAGAATTTCTTCTTCTTTCTCGCCGACGCCTTTTGATACCTTTATTCAACAAGCATCCAATCGGTACGGTGTTGATGAAACGCTGATCAGAGCGATTATTCAAGTTGAATCCGGTTTTCGTCCTAATGCAGTCAGTAAATCGAATGCAATTGGCCTTATGCAAATTAAAGCATCGACAGCAGGGCGGGATGTGTATCGACAGAAAGGGCGTTCTGGTCAGCCAACAACACGTGAGTTGAAAGATCCTAAAACTAATATTGATCTTGGCACGGCTTATATCAGTATCCTGAAAGAGCAGCATCTGGCAGGTATTGATAACCCTGAAACTCTCTACTACGCCACTATTGTTGCCTACGTAAATGGTGCGGGTGCTCTTTTACGTACTTTTAATGCAGATCGTCAATTAGCCGTTAATAAAATAAACCGCATGACGCCGGATGAGTTTTATCAGTATGTTCAGGATAATCATCCAGCCCCTCAGGCTCCACGCTATTTGTGGAAGGTGAAAAAGGCTTATCGTTCGTTAGTAATGGTAGATTGA
- a CDS encoding metal ABC transporter substrate-binding protein yields MLILLSVILFSHPVSAAKQFKVVTTFTIIQDIAQNVAGDAAIVESITKPGAEIHDYQPTPKDIIKSQHADLILWNGLNLERWFERFFENLKDVPAVVITDGIEPLPIREGPYNGNPNPHAWMSPTNALIYIENIRQAFVKYDPKNTETYNKNAKAYAEKIAQLDSPLRERLSRIPQDQRWLVTSEGAFSYLAKDYQFKEVYLWPINAEEQGSPQQVRHVIDTVRANKIPVVFSESTISDKPAKQVSKETDARYGGVLYVDSLSGSSGPVPTYIDLLNKTVDTIAKGFNQ; encoded by the coding sequence ATGTTGATTCTCTTATCTGTCATTCTATTTAGTCATCCGGTATCCGCCGCCAAACAATTTAAAGTTGTCACGACCTTTACTATCATTCAAGATATCGCACAAAATGTAGCGGGTGATGCAGCAATTGTTGAATCAATTACTAAACCTGGTGCCGAAATCCATGATTACCAACCCACTCCCAAAGATATTATAAAATCTCAACATGCTGATTTGATCCTTTGGAATGGGCTAAATCTAGAACGCTGGTTTGAACGCTTCTTTGAAAACCTTAAAGATGTACCTGCCGTTGTTATTACTGACGGCATTGAACCACTCCCTATCCGTGAAGGGCCTTACAACGGGAACCCTAATCCCCACGCCTGGATGTCACCCACAAATGCTTTAATCTATATTGAGAATATTCGCCAAGCATTTGTGAAATACGATCCTAAAAATACAGAAACTTATAATAAGAATGCCAAAGCCTATGCTGAAAAAATCGCACAACTGGATTCTCCACTGAGAGAACGTCTTTCCCGTATTCCACAGGATCAGCGTTGGCTAGTCACTAGTGAAGGGGCTTTTAGCTATTTAGCTAAAGATTACCAATTCAAGGAAGTTTATCTATGGCCAATTAATGCGGAAGAACAAGGTTCACCACAACAAGTTCGTCATGTCATTGATACTGTAAGAGCAAACAAAATCCCCGTTGTATTTAGCGAAAGTACAATTTCAGATAAACCGGCTAAACAAGTCAGTAAAGAAACAGATGCCCGTTATGGTGGCGTTCTTTATGTAGATTCACTCTCCGGCAGTAGTGGCCCAGTACCAACTTATATTGATTTACTGAACAAAACTGTAGATACAATCGCAAAAGGATTTAATCAATGA
- a CDS encoding manganese/iron ABC transporter ATP-binding protein, with protein MNSNILFERPHLVVDDATVTYNNGHTAIYDASFSITGGTICALVGINGSGKSTLFKTIMGLVSPSQGKVTLSDMPVKNALKKNIIAYVPQTEEVDWNFPVLVSDVVMMGRYGKMGFLRIPSKRDHQAVDKALERVGLTALRNRQIGELSGGQKKRVFLARALAQEGKVLLLDEPFTGVDVKTENAIIDLLCDLRDEGHLVLVSTHNLGSVPEFCDHVILINRTVLASGPTETTFTQKNLEMTFGGVLRHINLSGPELHDDDDPRSLTVITDDERAAVFYGRDHHVPPRQGQHKEKRQS; from the coding sequence ATGAATAGCAATATACTGTTCGAACGTCCTCATTTAGTCGTTGATGACGCCACTGTGACTTATAACAACGGTCACACAGCTATTTATGATGCAAGTTTTTCTATCACCGGTGGAACTATTTGTGCGTTGGTGGGCATTAACGGTAGTGGTAAATCCACATTGTTTAAGACTATCATGGGACTGGTAAGTCCATCTCAGGGAAAAGTAACGCTGAGTGATATGCCAGTCAAAAATGCTTTGAAGAAAAATATTATTGCATATGTCCCTCAAACAGAAGAAGTCGACTGGAACTTTCCAGTATTGGTTTCTGATGTCGTTATGATGGGCCGCTATGGGAAAATGGGATTCCTGAGAATCCCAAGTAAAAGAGATCACCAAGCTGTTGATAAAGCACTTGAACGTGTCGGCTTAACGGCCTTACGCAACCGACAGATTGGCGAACTCTCAGGCGGACAGAAAAAACGGGTTTTTCTTGCAAGGGCTCTGGCTCAGGAAGGTAAAGTTCTATTACTAGATGAACCTTTTACTGGTGTTGATGTAAAAACAGAGAATGCCATCATCGACCTGTTGTGTGATTTACGTGATGAGGGCCATCTAGTTCTGGTTTCTACACATAACCTCGGTAGCGTGCCTGAATTCTGCGATCATGTTATCCTCATCAACCGAACGGTTCTAGCAAGTGGCCCAACAGAAACAACGTTCACCCAAAAAAATTTAGAGATGACTTTTGGTGGCGTGCTTCGTCATATTAATCTATCCGGTCCGGAATTACATGATGATGATGATCCACGCTCCTTGACTGTTATTACTGATGATGAACGCGCAGCCGTATTTTATGGTCGTGATCATCATGTTCCGCCAAGGCAGGGTCAGCATAAGGAGAAGCGTCAATCATGA
- a CDS encoding metal ABC transporter permease, which translates to MTELLLQPFHYNYMVKAIWVSAIVGAVCAFLSSYLMLKGWSLMGDALSHSVVPGVAGAYALGLPYAGGAFFTGMLAALSMTLVRHITRLREDAVIGFIFSTFFAAGLLIVSLNPTSVNVQTIIFGNILGIADEDVLQVEIIIAISFIVLMFIWKDLLIVFFDETHARSIGLSPLRMKIIFFTLLSACTVAALQTVGAILVIAMVVTPGATAYLLTDRFKHLLIIAVTIGSLTSAFGAYLSFFLNGATGGVIVTLQTIIFLLAFFFAPKHGLFASRIRARKESSALAQETTQL; encoded by the coding sequence ATGACAGAACTTTTGCTGCAACCTTTTCACTATAATTACATGGTAAAAGCCATCTGGGTTAGTGCCATCGTCGGTGCTGTCTGTGCCTTCCTTTCTTCCTACCTGATGTTAAAAGGCTGGTCATTGATGGGAGACGCGCTCTCTCACTCAGTTGTGCCTGGCGTCGCTGGTGCTTATGCGCTGGGTCTTCCTTATGCAGGTGGTGCTTTTTTTACCGGAATGCTGGCAGCTCTATCTATGACTTTAGTTCGTCATATCACTCGGTTACGTGAAGATGCAGTAATCGGGTTCATTTTTTCCACTTTCTTTGCGGCCGGCTTATTAATCGTTTCCCTCAATCCTACATCAGTTAACGTACAAACTATTATTTTCGGCAATATCCTTGGCATCGCGGATGAAGATGTTCTCCAAGTTGAAATCATTATTGCGATTTCATTTATCGTGCTCATGTTTATCTGGAAAGATTTGCTAATTGTATTTTTTGATGAAACGCATGCTCGCTCTATCGGCTTATCTCCCTTGCGGATGAAAATCATTTTTTTTACTTTGTTGAGTGCTTGTACTGTCGCAGCCTTACAAACTGTCGGCGCTATTCTGGTGATTGCAATGGTTGTCACTCCAGGCGCAACAGCTTACTTATTAACAGATCGTTTTAAGCACCTGCTGATCATTGCCGTTACTATTGGTTCCCTGACCAGTGCATTTGGCGCTTACCTAAGCTTCTTCCTTAACGGCGCTACTGGTGGTGTCATTGTCACGCTGCAAACCATTATTTTCCTACTAGCATTCTTCTTTGCACCAAAGCATGGGCTATTCGCTTCACGTATACGTGCCAGAAAAGAATCCTCAGCCTTGGCTCAGGAGACAACACAATTATGA
- a CDS encoding metal ABC transporter permease, which translates to MNELTQLLTEPFMFPFMQRAIFAAIVTGAVCAILSCYLVLKGWSLMGDAISHAVLPGIVLAFAAGIPLAIGAFLSGIFCAVATGYLKEHSRIKEDTVMGIVFSGMFAFGLVLFARIDTDQHLTHILFGNILGITKDELHQTLWITCITMAVILLKRKDFMLYCFDPNQARVVGLPVKLLHYGLLCLLSMTIVASLQAVGMILVIAMLISPGIIAFMLCRSFDRMLIVAIIASVSSSVLGTLISFHIDGATGPCIVIVQAIFFTLALAYSQIKLVRAKSKRKTYQAALQISNEPNQ; encoded by the coding sequence ATGAATGAGTTGACACAGTTACTCACTGAGCCGTTTATGTTTCCATTTATGCAACGGGCAATATTCGCAGCGATTGTAACAGGCGCGGTATGTGCAATACTCTCTTGTTATCTGGTTCTTAAAGGCTGGTCGTTAATGGGGGACGCCATTTCTCACGCGGTATTACCAGGTATTGTGCTGGCTTTTGCTGCCGGTATACCGCTGGCTATTGGCGCATTCCTTTCCGGTATCTTTTGTGCTGTTGCAACAGGATATCTGAAAGAACATAGCCGGATAAAAGAAGATACTGTCATGGGAATTGTTTTTTCAGGCATGTTTGCCTTTGGTTTAGTTCTTTTTGCCCGCATAGATACCGACCAACATCTGACTCATATTCTGTTCGGAAATATACTAGGGATCACTAAAGATGAGTTGCATCAAACATTATGGATTACCTGCATCACTATGGCGGTGATACTGCTAAAGCGCAAAGACTTCATGCTTTATTGCTTCGATCCGAACCAAGCACGCGTAGTAGGATTGCCTGTTAAACTTTTGCATTACGGTTTGCTTTGCCTGCTGTCCATGACCATCGTCGCTTCCCTGCAAGCCGTGGGAATGATTTTGGTTATCGCAATGTTGATATCACCAGGCATTATCGCTTTCATGTTATGCCGCAGTTTTGACCGAATGTTAATTGTCGCTATCATTGCATCAGTCAGTTCCAGTGTCCTGGGTACTCTGATCAGTTTCCACATTGATGGTGCAACGGGGCCATGCATTGTTATTGTTCAGGCTATCTTCTTTACACTGGCACTGGCTTACAGTCAGATAAAACTTGTAAGAGCAAAATCCAAACGTAAAACGTATCAAGCAGCCCTACAAATCTCTAACGAGCCCAATCAATAA
- a CDS encoding fructosamine kinase family protein: MWQTVNRLLNEHFGVAEIHDKTELAGGDIHQAWRVTHGKQQVFVKSNLREMLPVFKAESEQLELLARSQTIRVPTVYGIGNTRDHSFLLLEFLPLKSFDLHSAYCFGQQLAKLHQWSEQPQFGFDFDNMLATTPQPNSWQRRWHQFYAEKRVGWQLQIAAEKNMIFGDIDNIVQAISNKLQHHQPQPSLLHGDLWPANCASLDDQAVAFDPACYWGDRECDFAMLPLYPDLPMQIFDGYQSIWPLPTNFIERQPVYQLYYLLNRCNLFGGDNLITAQNIIDNILTENSQ, translated from the coding sequence ATGTGGCAGACAGTAAATCGTTTGTTAAACGAACATTTCGGTGTTGCTGAAATTCACGATAAAACTGAGTTAGCCGGAGGAGACATCCACCAAGCTTGGCGAGTCACACATGGAAAACAACAAGTTTTTGTCAAATCAAATCTGCGCGAAATGCTCCCTGTCTTCAAAGCAGAATCAGAACAGCTTGAACTCCTGGCACGCAGCCAAACTATCCGTGTTCCAACTGTTTATGGTATTGGCAACACTCGTGACCATAGCTTTCTATTGCTTGAATTTCTGCCTTTAAAATCTTTTGACCTTCACAGTGCCTATTGCTTCGGTCAACAACTGGCAAAACTTCATCAATGGAGTGAACAACCTCAATTCGGCTTTGATTTTGACAATATGCTGGCAACAACTCCACAACCTAATAGCTGGCAACGACGTTGGCATCAATTTTATGCGGAAAAGCGGGTTGGTTGGCAATTACAAATCGCGGCAGAAAAAAACATGATATTTGGTGATATTGACAATATCGTTCAAGCTATAAGTAACAAACTTCAACACCATCAGCCACAACCCTCTCTGTTACATGGCGATCTCTGGCCTGCTAATTGTGCTTCGCTGGATGACCAAGCCGTTGCCTTCGACCCAGCCTGTTATTGGGGGGATCGTGAATGTGATTTCGCTATGTTACCGTTATACCCTGATTTACCAATGCAAATTTTTGATGGCTATCAGAGTATATGGCCACTCCCTACCAACTTTATTGAACGGCAACCTGTATATCAGCTCTATTATTTGCTTAACCGGTGTAATCTATTTGGTGGTGATAATCTTATTACGGCTCAAAATATTATCGATAATATTTTGACTGAAAATAGCCAATAG
- a CDS encoding YniB family protein translates to MTYQKAGYIAIIKRVLGWMIFVPALLSTIVSVINLAWLHGIKGDGINAVLDDFLKMMAEVVRFNTPFLDFFWKNSPTPDRLAGFTGSTLGFLIIYFLIFFGLAMNASGQRIYRQVKFIRENIEDQLIIEKAKGNDSLTREQIELKIKLPRHTLFSQIYILYISPVIIGAIFYFLLKILGW, encoded by the coding sequence ATGACTTACCAAAAAGCCGGATACATCGCTATTATTAAGCGAGTTTTAGGTTGGATGATTTTTGTTCCGGCACTTTTATCGACTATTGTTTCTGTGATTAACCTTGCCTGGTTGCACGGTATTAAAGGTGATGGTATCAATGCTGTTTTGGATGATTTCCTGAAAATGATGGCTGAAGTGGTGCGTTTTAATACCCCATTTCTGGATTTCTTCTGGAAAAATTCACCAACACCTGATCGTCTGGCTGGTTTTACCGGATCAACGCTTGGTTTCCTGATTATCTATTTTCTTATTTTTTTCGGCCTTGCTATGAATGCGTCAGGTCAACGGATATACAGACAAGTGAAGTTTATACGAGAAAACATTGAAGATCAGCTTATTATTGAAAAAGCTAAAGGCAATGATAGCCTGACAAGAGAACAGATTGAATTAAAAATTAAACTTCCTCGTCATACATTGTTCAGTCAGATTTATATCTTATATATTTCACCGGTAATTATCGGTGCAATTTTTTATTTTCTATTGAAAATCTTAGGCTGGTAG
- the hxpB gene encoding hexitol phosphatase HxpB yields MSFHLPIKAAIFDMDGLLIDSEPYWTQGEKEVFSELGLDFSLAEKLPDTLGLRIDQVVELWYQASPWQGVSKSDVEQRITDHVIDLVKENRPLLPGVEYALNLCRKQGLKIGLASASPQYMLEQVLEMFSLNHYFDTVVSAAKLPHSKPNPEVYLRAAEQLDVAPINCVALEDSFNGMIATKAARMRSIVVPSAHHFDDPRWVLADIKLHSLEQLTVMNIT; encoded by the coding sequence ATGTCTTTTCATTTACCAATAAAAGCGGCCATTTTCGATATGGACGGCTTACTGATTGACTCTGAACCCTATTGGACCCAAGGAGAAAAAGAAGTATTTAGTGAATTAGGTCTGGATTTTTCTTTAGCAGAAAAACTACCAGATACTCTTGGGTTGCGAATTGATCAAGTTGTGGAACTTTGGTACCAGGCTTCTCCCTGGCAAGGGGTATCAAAATCAGACGTGGAACAGCGAATTACCGACCATGTTATCGATTTGGTAAAAGAAAACCGTCCCTTACTCCCAGGTGTTGAATATGCTTTAAACCTTTGCCGCAAACAAGGACTGAAAATCGGCCTGGCCTCAGCTTCTCCACAATATATGCTGGAACAAGTACTCGAAATGTTCAGTCTTAATCACTATTTTGATACTGTCGTTTCTGCTGCCAAATTACCTCACAGTAAACCTAATCCCGAAGTTTATTTACGCGCTGCTGAACAATTGGATGTCGCTCCGATAAATTGTGTGGCCCTGGAAGATTCATTCAATGGAATGATAGCAACAAAAGCTGCAAGAATGCGTTCAATCGTTGTGCCATCTGCTCATCACTTTGATGATCCACGTTGGGTTCTCGCAGATATTAAACTGCATTCTCTCGAACAACTCACTGTCATGAACATCACCTGA
- a CDS encoding metal-dependent hydrolase: MTAEGHLLFSVASIILAHKLEITPEIANGDWLHMLPGVLLTALLPDIDHPNSTLGRLFRFISIPIAKLCGHRGFTHSLLALILGITLFWLKIPEEWLIPTDFFHAMIVGYLSHLIADMLTPAGVPLLWPIKIRFCLPVLGKQGNKKAERFISALLIVIAVFLPEDIESSILFYINRIKDLYF; the protein is encoded by the coding sequence ATGACCGCAGAAGGGCATCTTTTATTTTCAGTTGCCAGCATTATCTTGGCACACAAGCTAGAAATAACACCAGAGATAGCTAATGGAGATTGGCTGCATATGCTACCAGGGGTACTGCTTACTGCCTTGTTACCCGATATCGATCACCCTAATTCAACCTTGGGTAGATTATTCAGATTTATCTCCATTCCTATTGCCAAACTCTGTGGTCATAGAGGCTTTACTCACAGTTTACTTGCTCTCATATTAGGGATTACTTTATTTTGGCTAAAAATCCCCGAAGAGTGGCTAATCCCAACTGATTTTTTCCATGCCATGATTGTTGGCTATTTGAGCCATCTGATTGCAGATATGCTAACACCTGCTGGTGTGCCGTTATTATGGCCAATCAAAATACGTTTCTGTCTACCTGTGCTTGGCAAGCAAGGAAATAAGAAAGCAGAAAGGTTTATTTCTGCCTTATTAATTGTCATTGCCGTTTTTCTACCAGAAGATATTGAATCTTCTATACTTTTTTATATAAATCGCATCAAAGATCTCTATTTCTAA
- a CDS encoding L-cystine transporter yields MNLPLISNVLVFVALLLLLSKASSRQWNLSKKVFAGLAIGIIFGLALQLVYGSDNTIVKESISWFNIVGNGYVQLLQMVIMPLVFASILSAVAKLHKASSLGKISFLTIGTLLFTTMIAALIGIMIINLFGLTAEGLIQGPQETTRLSAIENNYVSKVSDLSVPQLILSFIPKNPFADLTGANPTSVISIVIFATFLGIAALQMLKDDHERGERILVAIDTIQAWVMKLVRLVMRLTPYGVMALMTKVVANSNIYEIAKLGTFVIASYIALALVFVAHGFLLSLFGINPLRFFKKTWPVLTFAFSSRSSAASIPLNVETQTLRIGVPESIASFSASFGATIGQNGCAGIYPAMLAAMVAPTVGINPLDPMWIATLVGIVTISSAGVAGVGGGATFAALIVLPAMGLPVTLIALLISVEPLIDMGRTALNVSGSMTAGTITSQLMGQTDKTIFDQEEHVELSQL; encoded by the coding sequence ATGAATTTACCACTCATTTCGAATGTGCTCGTCTTCGTAGCACTGCTTTTGCTATTGTCAAAAGCCAGTTCACGGCAATGGAACCTGTCGAAAAAGGTTTTTGCGGGCCTTGCCATTGGCATTATTTTTGGCTTAGCACTGCAACTAGTTTATGGTTCTGATAATACCATAGTGAAGGAATCCATATCATGGTTCAACATTGTAGGTAATGGCTACGTACAACTTCTACAAATGGTCATTATGCCTCTGGTATTTGCCTCTATTTTGAGTGCAGTTGCCAAATTACACAAAGCATCTTCTCTAGGAAAAATCAGCTTTCTGACTATCGGGACGTTGTTATTCACGACAATGATTGCAGCGCTTATCGGTATCATGATTATCAACCTGTTCGGCCTGACTGCTGAAGGTCTGATTCAAGGTCCCCAAGAAACAACACGTCTGTCTGCTATCGAAAACAACTATGTCAGCAAAGTCTCTGACTTATCTGTACCACAATTGATTTTATCTTTTATTCCTAAAAATCCGTTCGCAGATTTAACCGGCGCTAACCCAACTTCTGTTATCAGCATTGTTATTTTTGCAACCTTCTTAGGTATCGCTGCCCTGCAAATGTTGAAAGATGATCATGAGAGGGGTGAACGCATATTAGTCGCTATTGACACTATACAGGCATGGGTAATGAAACTGGTTCGTCTGGTTATGCGCTTAACACCGTATGGTGTTATGGCCCTGATGACCAAAGTTGTCGCCAACTCTAATATCTATGAAATTGCAAAACTGGGAACCTTTGTTATCGCATCCTACATTGCACTAGCACTAGTATTTGTTGCTCATGGGTTTCTACTTTCTCTCTTCGGCATCAATCCACTTAGATTTTTCAAAAAAACTTGGCCAGTGTTGACCTTTGCATTCAGCAGCCGTTCCAGTGCTGCCAGTATTCCACTGAATGTCGAAACCCAGACACTCCGTATTGGCGTACCAGAATCAATCGCCAGCTTTTCAGCATCTTTTGGAGCAACAATCGGTCAGAATGGCTGTGCCGGGATTTATCCCGCCATGTTGGCCGCAATGGTTGCGCCAACAGTGGGCATAAACCCACTCGACCCGATGTGGATTGCAACACTCGTTGGCATTGTCACTATCAGCTCTGCTGGCGTTGCCGGTGTGGGTGGCGGTGCTACGTTTGCAGCACTGATTGTCTTACCCGCAATGGGATTACCTGTAACGTTGATTGCTTTATTGATTTCTGTTGAGCCTCTCATTGATATGGGCCGTACGGCACTGAATGTAAGTGGTTCAATGACTGCTGGCACTATTACCAGCCAACTGATGGGACAAACTGATAAAACTATCTTCGATCAGGAAGAACATGTTGAATTAAGTCAGCTATAA
- the htpX gene encoding protease HtpX: MMRIVLFLLTNLAVMLVFGIILSLTGIQGSSVQGLMIMAGLFGFGGAFVSLLMSKWMALRSVGGQVIEQPANEVEHWLVETVRSQAEQVNIAMPQVAIYAAPDINAFATGARRNASLVAVSSGLLDNMSRAEAEAVIAHEISHIANGDMVTMTLLQGIVNTFVIFISRLLAQAVSSFLSGNSDEEESNSSGNPIVYMVASMVLEIVFGILASIITMWFSRYREFHADAGSAKLVGREKMIAALQRLKTSYEPQEEGGMMAFCINGKSKTFSELFMSHPPLDKRIEALRSGQYLNK, from the coding sequence ATGATGCGAATTGTTTTGTTCCTCCTCACTAACCTCGCTGTTATGTTGGTGTTCGGGATAATACTTTCTTTGACAGGAATTCAGGGGAGTAGTGTACAAGGTTTGATGATTATGGCTGGCCTGTTCGGTTTCGGTGGGGCGTTTGTTTCTCTGCTGATGTCCAAATGGATGGCCCTGCGTTCTGTGGGTGGTCAGGTCATCGAACAGCCAGCAAACGAAGTTGAACATTGGTTAGTTGAAACTGTTCGCAGTCAAGCGGAACAAGTCAATATTGCCATGCCCCAGGTTGCGATTTATGCCGCGCCTGATATTAACGCATTCGCTACCGGAGCGCGTCGTAATGCTTCTCTGGTTGCTGTCAGCAGCGGTCTATTGGATAACATGAGTAGGGCAGAAGCAGAAGCTGTTATTGCTCATGAGATTAGTCATATTGCTAATGGTGATATGGTGACGATGACCTTGTTGCAAGGGATAGTAAATACTTTCGTTATCTTTATTTCCCGTCTACTGGCTCAAGCTGTATCAAGTTTCCTGTCTGGCAATAGTGACGAGGAAGAGAGTAACTCCTCTGGCAATCCGATTGTTTACATGGTTGCTTCAATGGTGTTGGAAATAGTATTTGGTATTCTGGCGAGCATTATCACGATGTGGTTCTCGCGTTATCGCGAATTCCATGCAGATGCAGGTTCTGCTAAGTTGGTCGGTCGTGAGAAAATGATCGCTGCTTTACAGCGTCTGAAAACCAGTTATGAACCGCAGGAAGAAGGCGGTATGATGGCGTTCTGTATTAATGGTAAATCAAAGACATTCAGTGAGCTGTTCATGTCTCACCCGCCATTGGACAAACGTATTGAAGCACTGCGTAGTGGGCAATACCTGAATAAATAA